The Fusobacterium simiae sequence CAGGTGGTGGAGGCTCTCGTGGTGGAGGCGGAGGCTTCTAAAAATTTTATTAATCATTAGATTTTAAACAAAATATGATAAATATGGAAATCCCATTAAAAAAATTGAAGTAAATGGACTGAGTAAACCTTAAATGTTTGAAGCCAACTTATTGGCAAGTTTACCAAATTTCTTAGAAACACTTAGCAATTTATTACTTAGAGTTTCTTATGATGCAAATTCTTAATTTTTTACTGTTAAGAAATCTACTTAGTAACAAATTATTTTTACTATTATATTAATGGAAGGTGGCTTATGAAAAAAAATATTTTAAGAATTTTTCTATTTTTTATCATTTCTATTATAAGTTTTTCAGCAAGTTTTAGAATTTCTGATTTAAATGTAGAAGCTAAACTTCAAAAAGATGGTTCTATGCTTGTTAGTGAAGCTGTAACTTATAGTATAGATGAAATAAATGGAGTGTATTTTGATATAGATGCAAAAGGTTATGGTGGGATAAATTCTTTACAAGTTTTTGAAGATAATGGAATTAACGAAAATAATGAAATTTCTTTTAAAAAAGTAGACTCTGCAAATTATGAAGTTACAGAAAATGATGGAGTATATAAAATAAAACTTTATTCAAAAAACTATAACAATATAAGAACTTTTAAATTTGTTTACACACTGCCAGATGCCATAAAAGTTTATGATGATGTTGCTCAATTAAACAGAAAAATGGTAGGTCAAGATTGGCAACAAGGAATTTTTACTATTAAAGTAACTATTGAAATTCCTGTATCAAAAGATTATGATAACTCAAAAATTTTAGTCTTTGGTCATGGTCCTCTTACAGGGGAAGTTGATAAGATAGATAATACTGTTGTATATAAATTAGAGGATTATTATCCAGGAGACTTTTTAGAAGCACATATTTTAATGGAACCTGAAATATTTTCAGAATTCGATAAATCAAAAATAATTCATAAAAATATGAAACAAGAACTTTTAGATATGGAGGCAAGATTAGCTAATGAAGCTAATACAGAAAGAGATAATGCAATAAAAATAAAAAAAGGTATCCAAACACTTTCTAATAATCCAAAGACAATTTTGGGTGCAGAAGCTTCAATATGGGCAGTTTTAATGTACTATATACATATAGTATTTAAAAGAAAAAATAAATCTAAAAAGGATGATGTAAAATATCTAAGAGATTTACCTGATGATTCTTCTCCTGCTCTTGTTGGTGGAATTATGACAAAAAGTGTAAATGATAATGAGATACTTGCAACCATTGTTGACTTAATCAGAAAAAAAGTTTTAACACTTGAAACTTTTGATAAAAAAACTATAATAACTTTAACAGGAAATACAGAAAAGTTATCTGATCAAGAAAAAACTCTAATAGATATCTATATAAATGATTTTGGAGATGGAAAATCACTAGAT is a genomic window containing:
- a CDS encoding DUF2207 domain-containing protein, with translation MKKNILRIFLFFIISIISFSASFRISDLNVEAKLQKDGSMLVSEAVTYSIDEINGVYFDIDAKGYGGINSLQVFEDNGINENNEISFKKVDSANYEVTENDGVYKIKLYSKNYNNIRTFKFVYTLPDAIKVYDDVAQLNRKMVGQDWQQGIFTIKVTIEIPVSKDYDNSKILVFGHGPLTGEVDKIDNTVVYKLEDYYPGDFLEAHILMEPEIFSEFDKSKIIHKNMKQELLDMEARLANEANTERDNAIKIKKGIQTLSNNPKTILGAEASIWAVLMYYIHIVFKRKNKSKKDDVKYLRDLPDDSSPALVGGIMTKSVNDNEILATIVDLIRKKVLTLETFDKKTIITLTGNTEKLSDQEKTLIDIYINDFGDGKSLDLKSFGFFHKVPMTTARKFEKWSSYITNEINRKGLVYEHIGYGATGLLSLFSTLFTFGGFIITGLTSNPIFMLSFPLGVTLSFSKTSAKYPSKKLAETISKWQAFKNFLSDYSQLEEAKITSIHLWEQYFVYAIALGVSDKVVKAYRKALDMGIIK